In Chloroflexaceae bacterium, the following proteins share a genomic window:
- a CDS encoding cellulase family glycosylhydrolase: MILNLQRHALTFVALTLMLALVACSGPARPGPDQQVSATTLPAPTAAPQPTNVPPATAVPAPTPSVVAPVNPDYLEFGVVVHLYYTDRARVMQLVQNAGFDWVRQQIYWRDIEDPEKGIWAWDEIDQIVEAVNAYNRKLLVNVVRSPTFYSATNGLPDDPETFANFMAVLAERYKGRIHAYEIWNEPNLAHETGGVIRSEDVGRYVEMLKRAYERIKAIDPEALVLAAASSSTGVTNESIALSDEDFYRTMYTYNGGEVRNYFDIQAVHPGGSANPPDTLWPDNPSTAQGWTDHPTFYFRHVENVRRWMEEYGMGDKEIWITEYGWATANNTPGYEFGNQVSFEQQAEYITGAIRRAYELYPWVGNMFLWNMNFAVTKAENGLDTMHEQASFGILNPDWSPRPSYLAVQSLIAELKQKQGR; the protein is encoded by the coding sequence ATGATCCTCAACCTCCAGCGTCATGCCCTGACCTTCGTGGCACTGACGCTCATGCTGGCGCTGGTCGCGTGTAGCGGCCCGGCCCGGCCCGGTCCCGACCAGCAAGTGAGCGCGACCACCTTGCCCGCGCCAACGGCTGCCCCTCAGCCGACAAACGTTCCGCCTGCCACTGCCGTTCCAGCTCCCACCCCCTCCGTGGTCGCCCCGGTCAATCCAGATTATCTTGAGTTCGGGGTCGTGGTGCATCTCTACTATACTGATCGGGCGCGCGTCATGCAGCTTGTGCAAAATGCCGGGTTCGACTGGGTGCGCCAGCAGATCTACTGGCGCGATATTGAAGATCCTGAGAAAGGCATCTGGGCCTGGGACGAGATTGACCAGATTGTTGAGGCGGTCAATGCCTACAATCGCAAATTGCTGGTGAACGTGGTGCGTTCTCCGACATTCTATAGCGCCACCAATGGTCTGCCCGACGATCCCGAAACCTTTGCCAACTTTATGGCCGTGCTCGCCGAGCGCTACAAAGGACGTATTCACGCCTATGAGATCTGGAACGAGCCAAACCTGGCCCACGAGACCGGCGGCGTCATTCGTTCCGAAGATGTCGGGCGCTACGTGGAGATGTTGAAACGCGCCTATGAACGCATCAAGGCGATTGACCCCGAAGCCCTGGTGCTGGCGGCGGCTTCATCTTCCACCGGGGTGACCAACGAGAGCATTGCCCTCTCCGATGAAGACTTCTACCGTACTATGTATACTTACAATGGCGGCGAAGTGCGCAACTACTTCGATATCCAGGCCGTACATCCTGGCGGCTCGGCCAATCCGCCTGATACCCTGTGGCCGGACAATCCAAGCACCGCCCAGGGTTGGACCGACCACCCCACCTTCTACTTCCGACACGTGGAGAATGTGCGCCGGTGGATGGAAGAGTACGGGATGGGCGATAAGGAGATCTGGATCACCGAGTATGGCTGGGCTACGGCCAACAATACGCCCGGTTACGAGTTTGGCAATCAGGTGAGCTTCGAGCAACAGGCCGAATACATCACCGGGGCTATTCGCCGCGCGTATGAGTTGTATCCCTGGGTCGGCAATATGTTCCTCTGGAACATGAACTTCGCTGTCACCAAGGCTGAAAACGGCCTCGATACCATGCACGAGCAGGCTTCCTTCGGCATCCTGAATCCCGATTGGAGCCCCCGTCCCTCCTATCTGGCGGTGCAGTCCCTGATTGCGGAGTTGAAGCAGAAGCAAGGACGGTAA
- the ruvC gene encoding crossover junction endodeoxyribonuclease RuvC — MRTLGIDPGTAIMGWGIVEISNGRLALIGSGALTTPAGTPQAERLRLLYDGLRDLIARYAPDAAAIEELFFGKNVNTALSVGQARGVALLALAQAGLTIHEYKPLAVKQAVAGYGGADKKQMQEMVRLTLGLESVPRPDDAADALAVAICHAYTAPTLQRLRQ; from the coding sequence ATGCGTACCCTGGGCATCGACCCCGGCACGGCGATCATGGGGTGGGGCATTGTGGAGATCAGCAATGGTCGCCTCGCCCTGATCGGCAGCGGCGCCCTCACCACCCCCGCCGGCACGCCGCAAGCCGAACGGCTACGTCTCCTCTACGACGGCCTGCGCGACCTGATCGCCCGCTATGCGCCAGACGCCGCGGCAATTGAGGAACTGTTCTTCGGCAAAAATGTAAACACCGCGTTGTCAGTGGGACAGGCCCGTGGCGTGGCCCTGCTGGCTCTGGCGCAGGCCGGCCTCACCATCCACGAGTACAAACCCCTGGCGGTCAAACAGGCCGTCGCAGGCTACGGCGGGGCCGACAAGAAACAAATGCAAGAGATGGTGCGACTGACCCTTGGCCTTGAGTCTGTTCCCCGCCCCGATGATGCCGCCGACGCCCTTGCCGTAGCCATCTGTCATGCCTATACTGCCCCGACCCTGCAGCGCCTCCGGCAGTAA
- a CDS encoding YebC/PmpR family DNA-binding transcriptional regulator, with product MSGHSKWHTIRRSKGVADQRRGQLFTRLARDITLAVKEGGSGDPDLNFRLRLAVEKAKSNNMPGESIQRAIDRGLGKSNETALEEVYYEGYAPGGIALLIQTATDNRNRTNSDIRATLNKAGGSPGEPGSVSWMFELKGLITVDLTGSRMDPDEVQLAAIDAGADDVEVEGNVLEIYCEWTQLNAVRQTLLDQGIPIISAEKTMRPKTQIEPDEKDALAAMRLMEKLEDLDDVQKVYSNLLITDAIAAKFE from the coding sequence ATGTCCGGCCATTCCAAATGGCATACGATCAGACGTTCCAAGGGCGTTGCCGATCAGCGCCGTGGGCAGTTGTTCACCAGGCTCGCCCGTGATATCACTCTCGCAGTAAAGGAGGGCGGCAGCGGCGACCCGGATCTGAACTTTCGCCTCCGCCTGGCCGTAGAAAAGGCGAAGTCGAACAATATGCCGGGCGAGAGCATCCAGCGCGCGATTGACCGCGGTCTCGGCAAGAGTAATGAGACCGCCCTTGAAGAGGTGTACTACGAGGGCTACGCGCCCGGCGGCATCGCCCTGCTGATCCAGACGGCCACCGATAATCGGAACCGCACCAACTCCGATATCCGCGCCACTCTGAACAAGGCTGGCGGCAGTCCCGGCGAACCAGGGTCGGTCAGTTGGATGTTTGAACTCAAGGGTTTGATTACCGTGGATCTCACGGGTTCCAGGATGGACCCCGATGAAGTGCAACTGGCGGCGATTGACGCCGGCGCCGATGATGTCGAGGTCGAAGGCAACGTGCTGGAGATCTACTGCGAGTGGACGCAACTCAACGCCGTGCGCCAGACGCTGCTCGACCAGGGCATTCCCATTATCAGCGCCGAGAAGACGATGCGCCCTAAAACGCAGATCGAGCCTGACGAGAAGGACGCCCTGGCAGCCATGCGGCTGATGGAGAAACTGGAAGACCTTGATGATGTGCAGAAGGTCTACTCCAACCTGTTGATTACCGACGCCATCGCCGCCAAATTCGAGTAG
- a CDS encoding cyclic nucleotide-binding domain-containing protein has protein sequence MSIANTQPGDSERIRRLPNSITVVTTAAGDVLVNCPPETLKYLLANHISPPATILIPPDIPPGSELGSGGFVRRGINYASVEFLIYSNYFVNGRKARLITVTEAQARRLRMLLEETINGPTDAAAYGPYTWLQAECAAVAYYPPLGRAPTLEDMAEVVSLEAGGGTLGPVSINLEGDAFVFREGAVELARVSARVSEVALPLTLAPPRPLQRQEVTLQFIGGSDGFDPDGITTCFLAYLGSSVETQATLFDAAAYAYVRLSHLGLSTSHIAEVVLSHLHEDHLAGLPELILMGSHRVRLLTSDLIYRGLLRVLSAMLDLPIPDVAALFDYVPLNPGTPLELEGRRFEAIYAVHSVPTLAVRVNGVCYSGDMRYDEEWFDELVARGVLSEQRRQELVRFAEGASVLVQDVGGGTIHSTLSPRLLKALTAKSQRLVLAHTRTHALPETSSEMAGRVEFAASGSVVGLGAPLPDDEQIELVETIAACPLFARLSSAERLALARQVEVVSFSEGEVIFHEGEPSDGCAYIVHSGIVTISIGEAPVRVLGRGSSLGERGALLGGARTRTLVARGQVTLLCLRPEVFWPAAERLGLATACARADWLAETPVLGALPWASLLDLALDFEPRSLSVGERLFVSGEPGYEGYVLVEGAVQFSTAEGLVVDELRQPGRLFGYQAALYGSSHRLTASATAPTVVWALAAPALERFNLLYPQLLMHLRALGAPSAGDAGVSFA, from the coding sequence ATGTCCATCGCGAACACGCAGCCCGGCGACTCGGAGCGGATACGCAGGTTGCCCAACTCGATCACCGTGGTGACCACTGCGGCCGGTGACGTGCTGGTCAACTGCCCGCCCGAGACGCTCAAGTACCTCCTCGCGAACCATATCAGCCCGCCAGCGACGATCCTGATCCCTCCCGATATTCCGCCTGGAAGTGAGTTAGGCTCCGGCGGTTTTGTGCGCCGGGGTATTAACTATGCCAGCGTTGAGTTTTTGATCTACTCCAACTATTTTGTCAACGGGCGCAAGGCGCGCCTGATCACGGTGACCGAGGCTCAGGCGCGCCGACTGCGAATGTTGCTCGAGGAAACGATCAACGGTCCGACTGATGCGGCTGCGTATGGCCCTTACACCTGGCTTCAGGCCGAATGCGCGGCAGTGGCTTATTATCCGCCACTGGGCCGCGCCCCTACGCTTGAAGATATGGCCGAGGTTGTGAGCCTGGAAGCCGGTGGCGGTACGCTGGGTCCGGTGAGCATCAACCTGGAGGGTGACGCATTTGTCTTTCGTGAAGGGGCAGTAGAGCTGGCGCGCGTGAGCGCGCGCGTCAGCGAGGTGGCCCTGCCGCTGACCCTGGCGCCGCCCCGACCATTGCAACGCCAGGAGGTGACGTTGCAGTTCATCGGTGGCAGCGATGGTTTCGATCCTGATGGCATTACGACCTGTTTTCTGGCCTACCTCGGTTCTTCTGTGGAAACCCAGGCTACGCTCTTCGATGCTGCCGCTTACGCCTACGTGCGTTTGAGCCATCTCGGCCTTTCCACGAGCCATATTGCCGAGGTCGTGCTCTCACATCTGCATGAGGATCATCTGGCCGGACTACCCGAGTTGATCCTGATGGGCAGCCACCGGGTGCGATTGCTGACCTCAGATCTGATCTATCGAGGCTTGCTGCGCGTGCTGAGCGCCATGCTCGACCTGCCGATCCCCGACGTGGCGGCGCTCTTCGATTATGTGCCGTTGAATCCGGGCACGCCGCTGGAGTTAGAAGGCCGGCGCTTCGAGGCGATCTACGCTGTCCACTCGGTGCCGACGCTGGCCGTGCGGGTCAATGGGGTGTGTTATTCGGGTGATATGCGCTACGACGAGGAGTGGTTCGATGAACTGGTCGCCCGGGGCGTGCTTTCAGAGCAGCGGCGCCAGGAACTGGTACGCTTCGCCGAAGGCGCGAGCGTGCTGGTGCAGGATGTGGGCGGCGGCACGATCCACAGCACCCTGTCGCCGCGTCTGCTCAAAGCGCTGACGGCCAAGAGCCAGCGCCTGGTGCTGGCCCATACGCGCACTCATGCCCTGCCGGAGACCAGTTCCGAGATGGCCGGACGCGTCGAGTTTGCCGCCAGCGGTTCGGTGGTGGGCCTGGGTGCGCCCCTGCCCGATGATGAGCAGATCGAACTGGTCGAGACCATCGCTGCCTGTCCGCTCTTCGCGCGTCTGTCGTCCGCCGAGCGGCTCGCTCTGGCCCGGCAAGTAGAGGTTGTGAGCTTCTCTGAAGGGGAAGTGATCTTTCACGAGGGTGAACCTTCAGATGGGTGCGCCTACATTGTCCATTCGGGCATCGTAACCATTAGTATTGGCGAGGCGCCGGTGCGGGTGCTCGGGCGCGGCAGCAGTCTTGGCGAGCGAGGTGCGCTGCTCGGTGGCGCGCGCACCAGAACCCTGGTGGCCCGGGGTCAAGTAACACTGTTATGCCTGAGGCCCGAGGTCTTCTGGCCGGCGGCGGAGCGACTGGGGCTGGCGACAGCCTGCGCCCGCGCTGATTGGCTCGCCGAGACGCCGGTGTTAGGCGCGTTGCCCTGGGCCAGTCTTCTCGACCTGGCGCTTGACTTTGAGCCTCGATCGCTGAGCGTCGGAGAGCGTTTGTTTGTGAGTGGCGAGCCGGGCTATGAAGGCTACGTGCTTGTCGAGGGCGCTGTGCAATTTTCAACCGCCGAAGGTCTGGTAGTTGACGAACTCCGGCAACCAGGACGGCTTTTTGGCTACCAGGCCGCACTCTACGGCTCATCGCACCGGCTAACTGCCAGCGCTACCGCGCCGACTGTCGTCTGGGCATTAGCGGCGCCGGCGCTCGAGCGTTTCAACCTCCTGTACCCCCAGTTGCTCATGCATCTGCGAGCGCTCGGTGCGCCGAGCGCTGGCGACGCAGGTGTTTCGTTCGCGTAA
- a CDS encoding DegT/DnrJ/EryC1/StrS family aminotransferase — translation MTTTVSIPMSSPDLTDAEIAAVTEVLHTPILSIGPQIKAFEQALADRVGVAHAVGVNSGTSGLHLCVIAAGIGDGDLVLTPSFSFIASANCILYERGVPVFIDVDRATGNIDPNLAAEAAADLARGGPAARRWLPPALRDHAPKGRLKALLPVHAFGQPADMDPILGVARDHGLAVIEDACEAIGATYKGRAAGAIGDAAVFAFYPNKQMTTGEGGMIVTNRAAWADLFRSLRNQGRDVFDAWLNHTRLGYNYRLDELSAALGLVQVRRLDELLAKRAQVARWYNERLADLELVERPYIAPTTTAMSWFVYVVRIVAPASRDQVMRQLAEAGVPSRPYFTPIHLQPFYQSRFGYRRGDLPVTEHLGDVSLALPFSSVMSEDQVDYVCTQLQRCLAG, via the coding sequence ATGACCACAACGGTATCCATTCCGATGTCCTCGCCGGATCTGACCGATGCCGAGATTGCCGCCGTCACGGAGGTATTGCATACTCCCATCCTTAGCATCGGGCCACAGATTAAGGCCTTTGAACAGGCCCTGGCTGACCGGGTGGGAGTCGCCCACGCGGTAGGCGTAAACTCGGGAACCAGCGGCCTGCACCTCTGCGTGATCGCCGCCGGCATCGGTGACGGCGACCTGGTGCTGACGCCCTCGTTCTCGTTCATCGCCTCGGCGAACTGCATTCTGTACGAGCGCGGGGTGCCGGTCTTCATAGACGTTGATCGGGCAACCGGTAATATCGATCCAAACCTGGCGGCGGAAGCGGCTGCGGATCTGGCGCGGGGCGGGCCGGCCGCCAGGCGCTGGCTGCCGCCCGCCCTGCGCGACCATGCGCCAAAGGGCCGGCTGAAGGCGCTGCTGCCAGTCCACGCCTTTGGGCAACCGGCAGACATGGATCCCATTCTGGGAGTGGCCCGCGACCACGGCCTGGCCGTGATCGAAGACGCCTGCGAGGCAATTGGCGCAACCTACAAAGGTCGCGCCGCAGGCGCCATCGGCGACGCGGCGGTTTTCGCCTTTTATCCTAACAAACAAATGACGACCGGCGAAGGCGGCATGATCGTCACCAACCGCGCGGCGTGGGCTGACCTCTTCCGCAGCCTGCGCAATCAGGGGCGTGATGTCTTTGACGCCTGGCTCAACCACACCCGCCTGGGTTATAACTACCGCCTGGATGAACTGAGCGCCGCGCTGGGGCTGGTGCAGGTGCGGCGTCTGGACGAGCTGCTGGCGAAGCGCGCCCAGGTGGCGCGCTGGTACAACGAGCGCCTGGCCGATCTGGAACTGGTCGAACGCCCGTACATTGCGCCAACCACCACTGCGATGAGCTGGTTCGTCTATGTAGTGCGCATCGTGGCGCCCGCCAGCCGCGACCAGGTGATGCGCCAGTTGGCAGAGGCGGGCGTCCCCAGCCGGCCCTACTTCACTCCCATCCACCTGCAGCCCTTCTACCAGAGTCGCTTTGGCTACCGGCGCGGCGATTTGCCTGTAACCGAGCACCTGGGTGACGTGTCGCTGGCCTTGCCATTCTCAAGTGTCATGAGTGAGGATCAAGTGGATTACGTCTGTACGCAACTGCAACGCTGCCTCGCCGGCTAA
- the fabD gene encoding ACP S-malonyltransferase has translation MTMYAALFPGQGSQFVGMGKALVEGSPVAAAVFAEADAVLDFALSTLCFDGPELELNDTANAQPAIFVASIAAWRTLREALTTPPAAVAGHSLGLYAALVAAGSLEFADALRLVRARGLAMKAAGELAPGGMMAVLGQSRDTVSQLCDRAAQITDAVITIANDNCPGQIVVAGDRRALETFAALVQEQPGALPPTPLKVSVAPHTPLMQPALGSFLEVLAATPIAAPAIPVLGNVSADWLASAEAVRQELSEQLTREVRWVASMRRLIETGISTVVEVGPGKVLTGLMRAIDRRVGRMNFGDNPAGLAELVEALQGV, from the coding sequence ATGACAATGTACGCGGCCCTTTTTCCCGGTCAAGGCTCACAATTTGTGGGGATGGGCAAGGCGCTGGTCGAGGGATCGCCTGTAGCGGCGGCAGTCTTTGCCGAGGCCGACGCTGTGCTTGACTTCGCCCTGTCAACGCTCTGCTTTGATGGACCGGAATTGGAGTTGAATGATACAGCGAACGCTCAGCCGGCGATCTTCGTGGCCAGCATCGCGGCCTGGAGAACGCTGCGCGAGGCCCTGACGACGCCGCCGGCCGCAGTAGCCGGTCACAGCCTGGGCCTGTATGCCGCCCTGGTCGCGGCAGGGTCGCTCGAGTTCGCCGACGCGCTGCGGTTGGTACGGGCGCGTGGCCTGGCCATGAAGGCGGCAGGCGAACTGGCTCCCGGCGGCATGATGGCCGTACTGGGCCAGTCGCGGGACACGGTGAGCCAGCTCTGCGACAGGGCGGCGCAAATCACCGACGCAGTGATCACCATTGCCAACGATAACTGCCCCGGTCAAATCGTAGTTGCCGGTGATCGGCGCGCTCTGGAGACCTTCGCGGCGCTGGTGCAGGAGCAGCCAGGCGCCCTCCCGCCCACTCCGCTCAAGGTCAGCGTGGCCCCCCATACACCGCTCATGCAGCCCGCGCTAGGGAGCTTTCTGGAAGTGCTGGCGGCGACGCCGATTGCGGCGCCGGCGATCCCTGTGCTCGGCAACGTATCTGCCGACTGGCTCGCCTCGGCTGAGGCGGTGCGACAGGAGTTGAGCGAGCAACTTACCCGCGAGGTGCGCTGGGTCGCCTCGATGCGTCGCCTGATTGAAACGGGGATTAGCACCGTGGTCGAAGTGGGGCCGGGGAAGGTGCTTACCGGCCTGATGCGGGCCATTGATCGGCGCGTCGGGCGCATGAACTTCGGTGACAACCCGGCCGGTCTCGCGGAACTGGTTGAGGCCCTGCAAGGCGTGTAA